One window of Microcoleus vaginatus PCC 9802 genomic DNA carries:
- a CDS encoding carbon dioxide-concentrating mechanism protein CcmM gives MAVRNVAAPPTPWSKNLAEPKIHDTAFVHSFSNIIGDVHIGSNVMIAPGTSIRADEGTPFYIGQGSNIQDGVVIHGLEQGRVTGDDGKSYSVWVGKNTSLTHMSLIHGPAYVGEDSFIGFRSTVFNARVGKGCIVMMHVLIKDVEIPPGKYVPSGAIITNQKQADRLPDVQDSDVQFATHVIGINDALRTGYRCAENIACLAPIRNEKSTNPNMTQTPYSTHAGTQLSSSLADSIRNLLAQGYSVGAEHADARRFRTGSWRTCGPISSTRESEVIAALSACMAEHQGEYVRLIGIDTKAKRRVLEEIVQRPGENGSNGSNGAKTHQSNGKVAQGSNHNSGSVSSGKLSAETVAQVRGLLAQGYKVGTEHADARRFRTGSWQSGASLQVRNESEAIAALEAVMNEYTGEYVRLIGIDPKAKRRIVEEIIQRPDGPVGQSAQPAATSKSAATSGYKAASTGSASSGSLTGKTIDQIRNLLSQGYKIGTEHADARRFRTGSWSSCAPIASNRESEVISALESCLKEHSGEYVRLLGIDSKAKRRVLEEIIQRP, from the coding sequence ATGGCAGTCCGCAACGTTGCGGCTCCCCCGACGCCTTGGTCGAAAAACTTGGCTGAGCCCAAAATTCACGATACCGCCTTCGTACATTCCTTTTCTAACATTATTGGGGATGTGCATATCGGTTCTAATGTGATGATTGCCCCGGGGACATCTATCCGCGCCGATGAAGGCACTCCTTTTTATATCGGACAAGGAAGCAACATTCAAGACGGAGTAGTGATTCACGGCCTAGAACAAGGCCGAGTCACAGGAGACGACGGCAAATCCTATTCTGTGTGGGTGGGGAAAAATACTTCCCTCACCCACATGAGTTTAATTCACGGCCCTGCCTACGTGGGCGAGGATAGCTTTATCGGCTTTCGCTCTACGGTGTTCAATGCCAGAGTGGGCAAAGGCTGCATTGTGATGATGCACGTACTAATTAAAGATGTGGAGATTCCCCCGGGTAAGTACGTACCTTCGGGAGCCATCATCACTAATCAGAAGCAAGCCGATCGCTTGCCTGACGTTCAAGATTCTGACGTTCAATTTGCGACCCATGTCATCGGCATCAATGACGCTCTGAGAACGGGTTATCGCTGCGCTGAGAACATCGCCTGTCTAGCACCAATTCGCAACGAGAAAAGTACAAACCCAAATATGACTCAAACCCCATATTCTACCCATGCCGGCACCCAATTGAGTTCTTCTCTAGCCGATAGCATCCGCAATTTACTAGCTCAAGGATACAGCGTAGGAGCTGAACACGCCGACGCACGCCGCTTCCGTACCGGTTCTTGGCGTACTTGCGGCCCGATTTCCTCAACCCGCGAGTCAGAAGTAATCGCGGCTTTGTCAGCTTGCATGGCTGAACACCAAGGAGAATACGTCCGCTTGATCGGGATTGACACCAAAGCCAAGCGCCGCGTACTAGAAGAAATCGTCCAAAGACCGGGAGAAAACGGCTCTAACGGTTCTAACGGTGCGAAAACTCACCAATCTAACGGTAAAGTTGCACAAGGTTCCAACCACAATAGCGGTTCCGTATCAAGCGGAAAATTGAGTGCCGAAACAGTGGCTCAGGTTCGCGGCTTGCTAGCTCAAGGCTACAAGGTGGGGACGGAACACGCCGACGCGCGCCGCTTCCGCACCGGTTCTTGGCAAAGCGGGGCTTCGCTGCAAGTCAGAAACGAATCTGAGGCGATCGCCGCTTTGGAAGCTGTTATGAACGAGTACACGGGCGAATACGTGCGCTTGATCGGGATTGACCCGAAAGCTAAGCGACGCATAGTTGAAGAAATTATTCAGCGTCCCGACGGCCCGGTTGGTCAATCGGCTCAGCCGGCCGCAACATCTAAGTCGGCAGCAACATCGGGATACAAAGCAGCTTCGACTGGTTCGGCGAGCAGCGGAAGTTTGACCGGCAAGACGATCGACCAAATCCGCAACCTGCTTTCCCAAGGCTACAAAATTGGCACGGAACACGCCGACGCGCGCCGTTTCCGCACCGGTTCTTGGAGCAGTTGCGCGCCGATCGCATCCAACCGCGAATCTGAAGTGATTTCTGCCCTCGAAAGCTGTCTCAAAGAACACAGCGGCGAGTACGTCCGCTTGCTTGGCATCGACTCCAAGGCGAAGCGCCGGGTACTCGAAGAAATTATCCAACGACCTTAA
- a CDS encoding carbon dioxide concentrating mechanism protein, with translation MYLSPLQLSSNSQILMSGDVVVNEGAAIAPGAILQAAPGSRISIAAGACIGMGVILHAREGTLEIAAGAILGAGVLVVGAGTIGENACIGAGTTLINPCIDKMQIMAAGSLIGDTSRQAAAEATATAPTAAPTSPETPEAPTPPVDRPIEPIEPPQPTQTPPQTPPETAPEPPESTAAEPPQPGEMPTILYGQAHINRLLGTLFPHRQAFNRSEENGQTLSGGSG, from the coding sequence ATGTATTTATCGCCACTGCAATTAAGTAGCAACTCTCAGATTTTGATGAGTGGCGATGTAGTTGTGAATGAGGGTGCGGCGATCGCCCCGGGAGCAATCCTGCAAGCAGCTCCGGGCAGCCGGATCTCGATCGCCGCCGGTGCCTGTATCGGTATGGGAGTTATCCTTCACGCCCGTGAAGGTACTCTGGAAATCGCGGCGGGCGCTATTCTAGGTGCAGGAGTTCTGGTGGTAGGTGCGGGAACGATCGGGGAAAATGCCTGTATTGGCGCCGGGACGACCCTAATCAATCCTTGTATCGACAAAATGCAAATTATGGCAGCAGGTTCTCTAATCGGAGATACCAGCCGCCAAGCCGCCGCAGAAGCAACCGCAACAGCGCCAACAGCAGCGCCAACATCACCAGAAACCCCCGAAGCCCCTACGCCACCAGTCGATCGACCGATCGAGCCGATCGAGCCACCACAACCCACCCAAACACCGCCTCAAACTCCGCCGGAGACTGCCCCAGAGCCGCCGGAATCCACCGCCGCAGAGCCACCCCAACCAGGGGAAATGCCAACTATTCTGTACGGTCAAGCTCACATCAATCGGCTGTTGGGGACGCTGTTTCCGCATCGGCAAGCTTTTAATCGATCGGAGGAAAACGGCCAAACTCTATCGGGCGGTTCCGGGTAG
- a CDS encoding BMC domain-containing protein — MDGQTDRNSHEERSQRQEYFKDTALGLVSTKSFPAIVGTADMMLKSAGVILVGYEKIGSGHCTAIVRGRISDVRLAVEAGAQTAEQFGQFVSKLVIPRPLANLEVVLPIGFRLTELSEKGSYSRLSNQAIGLLETRGFPAMVGACDAMLKSADVHLAAYEKIGAGLCTAIIRGAVADVAVAVEAGMYEAERIGELNAVMVIPRPLEDLEQTLPLASCWIEQRKPVMMPVSVKEKEQELIELPDLEKLTVYVEEEINR, encoded by the coding sequence ATGGACGGACAAACGGATCGTAACAGTCACGAAGAACGATCGCAGCGCCAGGAATACTTCAAAGACACTGCTTTGGGTTTGGTATCCACCAAGAGTTTTCCGGCAATTGTGGGGACTGCTGACATGATGCTGAAGTCGGCAGGAGTGATTTTAGTAGGATACGAAAAAATTGGTTCCGGTCACTGTACCGCGATCGTCCGGGGCAGAATTTCCGATGTGCGTTTGGCTGTGGAAGCTGGAGCTCAAACTGCCGAACAGTTCGGGCAGTTTGTTTCTAAGTTGGTGATTCCTAGACCTTTGGCTAATTTGGAAGTGGTTTTGCCGATCGGCTTTCGGCTGACTGAACTTTCGGAAAAAGGCAGTTATTCTCGGCTTAGCAATCAGGCGATCGGTTTGCTCGAAACCCGGGGATTTCCGGCAATGGTCGGCGCTTGCGACGCTATGCTCAAATCTGCAGACGTACACTTGGCAGCTTACGAGAAAATTGGCGCCGGTTTGTGCACGGCAATTATTCGCGGTGCAGTTGCAGATGTAGCAGTAGCCGTAGAAGCCGGGATGTACGAAGCTGAGCGAATTGGCGAGTTGAACGCGGTGATGGTAATTCCGAGACCTTTGGAAGATTTGGAACAAACTTTACCGCTGGCGAGTTGCTGGATCGAGCAGCGTAAACCTGTGATGATGCCCGTCTCGGTCAAGGAAAAGGAACAAGAATTGATCGAACTTCCAGATTTGGAGAAATTGACTGTTTATGTGGAAGAGGAAATCAATCGGTAA
- a CDS encoding ATP-binding protein, which produces MHFKFSPSILNRLGEELIPNPDQGIIELVKNAYDADATKCTVELINTNNTGGSIIISDNGTGMDTDAISEGWLVLGRSKKAAREPTQLGRLPVGDKGLGRLAALRQGSQVNLITRPKNEPGVEYTLTINWDVFAEADVVEDVSFDTQKNLTQKPHGTDIIIHKVKMQLGRAEIKRLARELLLLADPFDNTVAFRPRLIAPGFADIEKKVNEAYFEAAEYHLKASLNAEGTVEARLLDWKGDLLFCADHENISGNPSKEPYRSVAAELEMWVFLLNPQNFSAKKVSSAEVRSWLSEVGGVHLYHRGLRVKPYGDRTDDWLNINLARARNPEVRPSTSTVIGRVIAIDPDDLLIQKTDRLGFIENEAFLDLRRFAVDVLEWMAKERLKETEKKREEIKQESSQDVEDVKIRLEQVIEEEIPQENRAKVRQVVKQYETAKEREIKALRDDLQLYRSLATAGTTAAVFAHESSKPVTLIQKLAQRIESKGKQLLSDEAYTESLKEPVEMLYRASSSWKRFANFPLHLLKREKRRSGVIDVHSVIDDTVELFQPFFEESKIEIKTIKVNQIPHIRGSIALVEAILTNLLTNTINAFQVEGARNQGRQIIISTEILGNNVRLKVLDNGLGIKDIELDEIWLPGITTTPGGTGFGLTIVKDSVKDMRGKVRAISNGELGGAEFAVELPLSGS; this is translated from the coding sequence ATGCACTTTAAGTTTTCACCAAGCATCCTCAACCGTCTGGGGGAGGAACTGATTCCTAACCCGGATCAAGGTATTATCGAGTTAGTTAAGAATGCTTATGATGCTGATGCTACAAAATGCACGGTAGAGCTTATCAATACTAACAATACAGGTGGTTCCATAATTATTTCAGATAACGGCACTGGTATGGATACCGATGCCATTAGTGAAGGATGGTTGGTACTGGGACGGTCAAAAAAAGCAGCCCGCGAACCTACACAGTTGGGCCGTCTGCCTGTTGGGGATAAAGGGTTAGGCAGGCTAGCAGCTCTGCGGCAAGGTTCTCAAGTTAACCTCATAACCAGACCAAAAAATGAGCCTGGAGTTGAGTACACTCTCACAATTAACTGGGATGTTTTTGCAGAGGCTGATGTTGTAGAGGATGTCTCTTTTGATACTCAAAAAAATCTCACTCAGAAACCTCACGGAACTGACATTATAATTCACAAAGTAAAAATGCAGTTGGGAAGAGCTGAGATTAAAAGACTGGCAAGAGAACTTTTACTTTTAGCCGATCCATTTGACAATACTGTCGCTTTCCGTCCTCGGCTGATAGCTCCGGGATTTGCGGATATTGAAAAAAAAGTAAACGAGGCTTACTTTGAGGCGGCTGAATATCATTTGAAAGCTAGCTTGAACGCGGAGGGAACTGTTGAAGCAAGGCTGTTAGACTGGAAAGGAGATTTACTTTTTTGCGCCGATCATGAAAATATTTCTGGAAATCCCTCTAAAGAACCCTACAGAAGTGTGGCAGCGGAATTAGAGATGTGGGTTTTTTTGCTAAATCCTCAAAATTTTTCAGCCAAAAAAGTTTCTTCCGCAGAAGTCAGAAGTTGGCTGAGTGAGGTAGGAGGTGTTCATCTTTACCACCGAGGTTTGCGGGTAAAGCCTTACGGCGATCGCACCGATGATTGGCTGAATATCAATTTAGCACGGGCTAGGAACCCTGAGGTGCGTCCTTCCACCAGCACGGTTATTGGCCGAGTAATTGCGATCGATCCTGATGACTTGCTTATTCAAAAAACAGATCGGCTCGGCTTCATAGAAAATGAAGCTTTTTTGGATCTGAGACGCTTTGCTGTCGATGTGTTGGAATGGATGGCTAAAGAGAGGCTGAAAGAAACAGAAAAGAAACGAGAGGAAATCAAGCAAGAATCTAGTCAAGATGTTGAGGATGTCAAAATACGTCTTGAACAGGTGATAGAAGAAGAAATACCGCAAGAAAATCGTGCAAAAGTGCGCCAAGTAGTTAAACAGTATGAAACAGCAAAAGAGCGAGAAATAAAAGCATTGCGCGACGATCTTCAGCTTTATCGCAGTTTGGCTACAGCGGGAACAACGGCAGCAGTTTTTGCACACGAATCTAGTAAACCTGTCACTCTAATCCAGAAATTAGCTCAGAGAATAGAAAGTAAAGGAAAACAACTACTGAGTGACGAGGCATATACAGAGTCTCTGAAAGAACCTGTAGAAATGCTTTATCGAGCCAGTAGTTCTTGGAAGCGTTTTGCTAATTTTCCGCTGCATTTATTAAAACGAGAAAAGCGTCGCTCTGGTGTGATAGATGTCCACAGTGTTATTGACGATACAGTTGAACTGTTCCAACCTTTTTTTGAAGAATCTAAAATAGAAATAAAAACAATAAAAGTTAATCAAATACCCCACATCAGGGGCAGCATTGCTCTGGTAGAAGCCATTCTGACAAATCTGCTGACAAATACTATTAATGCTTTCCAGGTTGAGGGCGCACGCAATCAAGGACGGCAAATAATTATCAGCACTGAAATTTTAGGGAATAACGTGCGGCTAAAAGTCTTAGATAATGGTTTGGGAATCAAGGATATTGAACTAGATGAAATTTGGTTGCCCGGTATCACGACTACACCTGGTGGTACAGGTTTTGGCTTGACAATTGTCAAAGATTCTGTTAAAGATATGAGAGGGAAAGTACGCGCGATATCGAATGGCGAATTGGGAGGAGCTGAGTTTGCTGTAGAATTACCGCTTTCTGGGAGTTAA
- a CDS encoding MBL fold metallo-hydrolase, with translation MSLPELIILDVGHGNCAILRDTNGVIIIDCPQGVTLIETLENLSIKEISHILISHADADHIAGIINLLSNETIKINKVHLNPDLCRETETWNDLLIALKDARLRLGTVVSTELTTTKTGQLNVGQVLVEILAPTPELALVGGVGRSVDERRLNPNSTSAVVGLVHDSHRVAILGADIDQVGLDQLLKERSDLKADILVFPHHGGKPGGADGKAFAQQLCDLVKPNLVVFSIGRGRFDNPREEIVEGVVSSVPMAHILCTQLSKKCADSVPDLEPTHLNALPARGRASNSCCGGTVSIKIAGNKTTYAAGIAAHQQFIIDRVSNPLCGRFRV, from the coding sequence ATGAGCTTACCTGAACTTATAATTTTAGATGTTGGTCATGGAAATTGTGCTATTTTGCGAGATACAAATGGCGTAATAATTATTGACTGTCCGCAGGGCGTTACTTTGATAGAAACACTGGAAAATCTATCTATTAAAGAAATTTCACACATTTTAATTTCCCATGCTGATGCTGACCACATTGCAGGGATAATTAACCTACTTTCAAATGAAACAATAAAAATTAACAAGGTACATTTAAACCCAGATTTATGCAGAGAAACTGAAACTTGGAATGACTTACTTATTGCTTTAAAAGATGCACGACTACGTTTAGGTACAGTAGTTTCAACTGAACTGACAACAACAAAAACAGGTCAGTTGAATGTGGGTCAAGTTCTGGTAGAAATTCTTGCCCCAACTCCTGAATTAGCTCTGGTTGGTGGGGTAGGTAGAAGTGTGGACGAGCGTCGGTTGAATCCAAACTCGACATCGGCTGTTGTTGGTCTGGTTCACGATTCTCATAGGGTGGCTATATTAGGTGCTGATATTGACCAAGTTGGATTAGATCAACTTCTAAAGGAAAGAAGTGATTTGAAAGCTGACATCTTGGTTTTTCCACATCATGGAGGTAAACCGGGCGGTGCAGATGGCAAAGCATTTGCTCAGCAGTTGTGCGATTTAGTCAAACCAAATCTAGTAGTATTTTCGATCGGTCGGGGGCGATTTGACAACCCCCGCGAAGAGATAGTAGAAGGTGTAGTTTCTTCTGTGCCAATGGCTCATATTTTATGTACTCAACTATCAAAAAAATGTGCGGACAGCGTTCCTGATTTAGAGCCTACACACTTAAATGCTCTGCCTGCTAGGGGGCGCGCAAGCAACAGTTGTTGTGGAGGAACTGTATCAATCAAGATTGCAGGCAACAAAACGACTTATGCTGCCGGCATTGCTGCACACCAACAATTTATCATCGATCGAGTTTCTAATCCACTATGTGGGCGTTTTAGAGTTTGA